In one Brevibacillus composti genomic region, the following are encoded:
- the istA gene encoding IS21 family transposase: MLAMAEVNYIRHETNTKGRSYSSVARQMNMDRRTIKKYSEMEDFNQEVKSVQTRKANVMDPVKPIVDQWLLEDMGKKKKFRRTAKRIYTLLVSEHGFQGSDRTIRAYVAKRKAALLDESNDTALPLEAKAGTAQVDFGEAPFKHRGKEVILPFLVLSFPYSNSFLFQVFPSQNRECFLQGLTNMFAFLEGVPHTIRFDNLSPAVKKVLPNGERQVTEEFARFVAHYGFQYEFCNPGSGNEKGHVEAMVKYIRNNYLLPEIHYEDLSVLNEKTLNWSLGDRKRCHYEKDTLIAELYLEDKERFLQLPGKAYECVRFEQVKADKYGIVRIDQKQYSTSPRFAGQAVLAKISFDTISLLNEENEVIVRHPRLYGETKKSMDWQPYLTLMAKRPTALKYSSFYDQLPEEWKAFFGECTVEEKRNALQLLSVILKEQDFDISLQALRIASEHGHPTTESIKHVYYQLVNGRGIRETLSLPPSVPSTRNSSRGLSHYDRLMIMPGGEQR, from the coding sequence ATGTTAGCAATGGCTGAAGTCAATTATATCAGACATGAAACAAACACAAAAGGTCGCTCCTACTCTTCTGTTGCAAGACAGATGAATATGGATCGCAGGACAATCAAGAAGTATTCGGAGATGGAGGATTTCAATCAGGAGGTGAAGTCTGTACAGACAAGGAAAGCCAATGTAATGGATCCGGTTAAACCAATCGTTGATCAATGGCTACTTGAAGATATGGGGAAGAAAAAGAAGTTCAGAAGAACCGCAAAGCGAATCTATACTCTTCTCGTTTCGGAACATGGATTCCAAGGCTCTGACCGTACGATTCGTGCCTATGTGGCGAAAAGGAAAGCCGCCTTATTGGACGAGAGCAATGACACTGCCTTACCGTTAGAGGCGAAGGCCGGCACAGCACAGGTAGATTTTGGGGAAGCTCCTTTTAAGCACAGGGGAAAAGAGGTCATCTTGCCCTTCCTCGTCCTCTCATTCCCTTACAGCAATTCATTCCTGTTTCAAGTGTTCCCTTCCCAAAACCGGGAGTGTTTTCTACAAGGACTGACGAACATGTTCGCCTTTCTAGAAGGCGTGCCGCATACGATCCGTTTCGATAACCTGTCACCTGCGGTGAAGAAAGTGCTGCCAAACGGGGAACGGCAAGTAACAGAGGAATTCGCTCGTTTTGTTGCCCATTATGGCTTCCAATATGAATTCTGCAATCCGGGAAGCGGAAACGAGAAAGGGCACGTGGAAGCGATGGTCAAATACATACGAAACAACTATCTGTTGCCGGAAATCCACTATGAAGACCTGTCGGTCTTGAATGAGAAGACCCTGAATTGGAGCCTGGGGGATCGGAAACGTTGCCACTATGAAAAGGATACCCTGATTGCCGAACTATATTTGGAAGACAAGGAGCGCTTCCTCCAACTGCCCGGTAAAGCGTACGAATGCGTTCGGTTCGAGCAGGTCAAAGCGGATAAATACGGAATCGTCCGTATTGACCAAAAGCAATATTCCACTTCGCCACGCTTTGCGGGACAAGCGGTCTTGGCGAAGATCTCATTTGATACGATCTCGCTTCTGAACGAGGAAAATGAAGTGATCGTACGCCACCCCAGATTATATGGGGAGACAAAGAAGTCGATGGACTGGCAACCTTATCTGACCTTGATGGCAAAGAGGCCAACCGCTTTGAAATACAGCTCATTCTACGATCAATTGCCGGAGGAATGGAAAGCCTTTTTCGGTGAATGTACAGTCGAGGAGAAACGGAATGCTCTCCAACTTTTATCCGTCATATTAAAGGAACAGGATTTCGACATATCTCTACAAGCCCTACGGATTGCATCCGAACATGGACATCCTACCACGGAATCCATCAAGCACGTCTATTATCAGCTTGTGAATGGACGAGGCATTCGAGAAACACTGTCGCTTCCGCCTTCAGTGCCATCAACTAGAAATTCAAGCAGAGGCCTCTCTCATTATGATCGGTTGATGATTATGCCAGGAGGTGAGCAGCGGTGA
- the istB gene encoding IS21-like element helper ATPase IstB yields MRSLIEEHAKRLKLSWIRENYHAVEAETHEEFLLCLFEREIQQREERKLNLLLSQSCLPDISGKQLEWHGIHMNGNITKEEILQGRFIERKENLILYGGVGVGKTLMAALAGWNCIQKSQKRVRFYTVAQLVNSLLEVNEKGTLGRLFKQIESLDLLILDELGYVPLHKQGAELLFQVINLCYEKRSVIITTNLQFGQWNHVFGDPILTEAFIDRLIHYSHLIVFNRDSFRHKDSLMNR; encoded by the coding sequence GTGAGAAGCCTCATTGAAGAGCATGCCAAGCGTTTGAAATTAAGTTGGATACGGGAGAATTATCACGCGGTGGAAGCTGAAACACATGAAGAATTTCTGCTCTGCTTATTCGAAAGGGAAATACAGCAACGAGAGGAACGGAAGCTCAATCTCCTTCTCAGTCAATCCTGTTTGCCGGATATATCTGGCAAGCAGCTAGAATGGCACGGTATTCATATGAATGGAAACATTACAAAGGAAGAAATCTTGCAAGGCAGGTTCATAGAGAGAAAAGAGAATTTAATCCTATATGGAGGCGTCGGGGTCGGGAAAACGCTTATGGCAGCCTTGGCAGGCTGGAACTGCATCCAAAAAAGCCAAAAACGGGTGCGCTTCTATACAGTCGCTCAACTCGTGAACAGCCTGTTAGAGGTTAACGAGAAAGGAACTCTCGGTAGGCTGTTTAAACAAATAGAGAGCCTGGATCTATTAATTCTTGATGAATTAGGCTATGTACCCCTTCACAAGCAAGGAGCAGAATTACTGTTTCAAGTGATCAATCTGTGTTATGAAAAGCGTAGTGTCATCATAACCACGAACTTACAGTTCGGCCAATGGAATCACGTTTTTGGCGATCCAATACTGACGGAAGCATTCATTGATCGTCTCATTCACTATTCGCATTTGATTGTTTTTAATCGTGATAGTTTTCGTCATAAGGATTCACTGATGAATCGATGA
- a CDS encoding DUF4256 domain-containing protein: protein MTTKKELSPEQREDLLQTVKARFEKNMNRHQGLEWAHVQAKLEAHPEKLWSLHEMERTGGEPDVVDYDEKTGAYIFYDCSAESPKGRRSVCYDREALESRKEHKPQNSAMDMAADMGIEILTEEQYRKLQKLGNFDLKSSSWVKTPANIRKLGGAIFCDRRYDTVFVYHNGAESYYGARGFRGSLRV from the coding sequence ATGACCACTAAAAAAGAGTTATCGCCCGAACAACGTGAAGACCTACTCCAAACAGTAAAAGCCCGCTTTGAGAAAAACATGAACCGCCACCAAGGTCTTGAATGGGCTCACGTACAAGCAAAGCTCGAAGCGCATCCTGAAAAACTGTGGTCGCTCCATGAAATGGAGAGAACGGGCGGCGAACCGGATGTTGTTGATTATGACGAGAAGACGGGCGCGTACATTTTTTACGATTGTTCAGCGGAAAGTCCCAAAGGTCGCAGAAGTGTTTGTTACGACCGTGAAGCGCTGGAGTCCAGGAAAGAACATAAACCGCAAAATAGCGCGATGGATATGGCGGCTGACATGGGCATTGAGATCTTGACAGAAGAACAATACCGGAAGCTGCAGAAACTGGGAAACTTCGATTTAAAAAGTTCGAGCTGGGTGAAAACACCCGCTAACATTCGAAAACTCGGCGGGGCCATCTTTTGCGATCGCCGCTACGACACGGTCTTCGTGTACCACAATGGAGCAGAATCCTACTATGGTGCAAGAGGGTTCCGCGGCTCGCTACGGGTCTAA
- a CDS encoding GNAT family N-acetyltransferase, protein MTITLKPVTRDNWLEALALQVNQEQSGFVPTVAVSLAKVHIKPDGDEVEYLPFAIYNGETMVGFMMHAFVERTANMYWINGFLIDSKYQGKGYGKAALEQMIAYITNRFSQCEEIRLTVYPHNEIAYRLYQSVGFVETGERLGEELVLRRPNVSA, encoded by the coding sequence TTGACGATTACATTAAAACCGGTCACGAGAGATAATTGGCTTGAGGCACTGGCATTGCAGGTAAATCAGGAGCAGAGCGGTTTTGTGCCAACAGTCGCTGTTTCACTCGCAAAAGTTCATATAAAACCTGACGGAGATGAGGTGGAGTATCTTCCTTTTGCCATCTACAATGGGGAGACGATGGTCGGGTTTATGATGCATGCATTTGTAGAAAGAACTGCAAATATGTATTGGATTAACGGTTTCCTGATCGATTCGAAGTATCAAGGAAAAGGATATGGAAAGGCTGCTTTGGAGCAGATGATTGCTTATATTACCAATCGTTTTTCTCAGTGTGAAGAAATCCGGCTTACGGTATACCCCCATAACGAGATTGCTTATCGGCTATACCAAAGTGTCGGATTTGTCGAGACAGGCGAGCGTTTGGGAGAAGAACTGGTTCTCCGGCGTCCAAATGTTTCTGCCTAG
- a CDS encoding DinB family protein has protein sequence MNFSMSEAIEVLERTPQSLAHLLAGLSDSWLQCNEGEETWNAREVIEHLVEAEKWNWIPRLEMILQDGESNSFPPFDRFSHLQKSADSSLEEKLQEFQSLRTENLQKLKELIRPEHLELTGVHPALGPVKAREVISTWVVHDLTHTAQIVRVMAGRYRADVGPWIEYLGILKKRG, from the coding sequence ATGAATTTTTCCATGAGCGAAGCAATCGAGGTCTTGGAGCGCACCCCGCAATCCTTGGCCCATCTGCTGGCGGGTTTGTCAGACAGCTGGCTGCAATGCAATGAAGGCGAAGAGACTTGGAATGCCAGGGAAGTCATCGAGCACCTGGTCGAAGCGGAGAAGTGGAACTGGATCCCGCGGTTGGAAATGATCCTGCAAGACGGCGAGAGCAACTCCTTCCCACCGTTTGACCGCTTTTCCCACTTGCAAAAAAGCGCGGATTCCTCACTGGAAGAAAAGCTGCAGGAATTCCAATCGCTCCGCACGGAAAATTTGCAGAAATTGAAAGAACTGATCCGGCCCGAGCATCTGGAGCTGACGGGCGTCCATCCCGCCCTTGGTCCGGTCAAGGCAAGAGAGGTGATCTCGACGTGGGTGGTTCATGATCTGACGCACACCGCGCAAATCGTCCGGGTGATGGCGGGCCGGTATCGTGCAGACGTCGGGCCGTGGATCGAATACTTGGGCATTTTGAAAAAGAGAGGGTAA
- a CDS encoding PH domain-containing protein has translation MKIASKKDGWLTLIVWGSMLFAIGSGVFSLLADTQNEAPALVILILSVILPLFLLWIWCTTFYILDEESLVIRYGPFSKTIPLQSIRSVKKTRNPLSSPALSLQRIEIAYGKYDFVLISPKDRDAFIEILARRCQASFGRGCTR, from the coding sequence TTGAAGATTGCGTCCAAAAAAGACGGGTGGCTCACGCTCATTGTTTGGGGATCGATGCTGTTTGCCATCGGCAGCGGTGTATTTTCACTTCTGGCAGACACGCAGAATGAGGCGCCTGCTTTGGTCATCCTGATCCTCTCCGTGATTCTCCCCCTGTTCCTGTTGTGGATCTGGTGCACGACCTTTTACATCCTGGATGAAGAGAGCTTGGTCATCAGGTACGGCCCTTTTTCCAAGACCATTCCGCTCCAGTCGATCCGCTCCGTGAAAAAAACGAGGAATCCGCTGTCCAGTCCGGCTCTATCCCTGCAGAGAATCGAGATTGCCTACGGGAAGTACGATTTCGTCCTCATCTCGCCAAAGGATCGCGATGCCTTCATCGAAATCCTCGCGAGACGTTGTCAAGCATCTTTTGGCCGCGGCTGTACCCGCTGA
- a CDS encoding HXXEE domain-containing protein, translated as MISLLDSAISTHSLIWLFLAAFMLHDFEEIIRIEPWYRRHYERIIGKVPHRFRRDVQAFSRMTSSQFAVAVCLEFLVFIPVTYMAADQGTYLWFLGFNAVLLLHVFMHIGQALYLKMLVPGVVTAVGITFPYSIYLFYRLLSENLVELSDILISLPLGLALLPIVLLGHKLGERLIPSPAASGE; from the coding sequence ATGATCTCATTATTGGATTCTGCGATCAGTACCCATTCGTTGATCTGGCTATTCCTCGCTGCTTTCATGCTGCACGATTTCGAGGAGATCATCCGGATCGAACCCTGGTACCGCAGACATTACGAGCGCATCATCGGAAAAGTCCCCCATCGGTTTCGCAGGGACGTGCAAGCCTTTTCCCGCATGACGTCTTCCCAATTTGCCGTGGCCGTCTGCCTTGAGTTCCTCGTTTTTATCCCCGTCACCTATATGGCTGCGGACCAAGGGACCTATTTATGGTTCCTCGGCTTCAACGCGGTGTTGTTGCTCCATGTGTTTATGCATATCGGGCAGGCGCTGTATCTGAAGATGCTGGTGCCCGGCGTCGTGACGGCTGTCGGGATCACCTTTCCCTACAGTATCTATCTGTTTTACCGGCTGCTCAGCGAAAATCTGGTGGAGCTGTCCGATATTCTCATCAGCCTTCCGCTTGGGCTCGCCTTGCTGCCGATTGTCCTGCTGGGGCACAAGTTAGGGGAGCGATTGATCCCGAGCCCGGCTGCATCCGGAGAATAA
- a CDS encoding methyl-accepting chemotaxis protein, whose protein sequence is MAKPLQLLTKQVQLVSSGHLDVNELRISNRDEIGTLASSVNQINVSRLEMEKVIQVLGQKSEQIGNVISLITNIAAQTNLLALNAAIEAARAGEHGRGFAVVADEVRKLAEESSRAGGQVHDLILDIQLEVGKTVEAMERNGHAIGQGLNLVNQAGKAFEEITSGVDQVSEQIQTISAAIQEMNASTDTLLHTAYHAEQATRESEAHAQNVAASAEEQHASMEEISSAAETLAKMAENLQSVVNRFKL, encoded by the coding sequence CTGGCGAAACCCCTGCAGCTCTTGACCAAGCAGGTGCAACTCGTGTCATCCGGTCATCTGGATGTAAACGAGCTCCGGATTTCCAACAGAGATGAGATCGGCACTCTGGCTTCGAGCGTGAATCAAATCAATGTTTCCCGTTTGGAAATGGAGAAGGTCATTCAGGTTCTGGGACAAAAATCTGAGCAAATCGGGAATGTCATCTCCCTGATCACCAACATCGCCGCACAAACCAATCTTTTGGCGTTAAATGCGGCCATCGAGGCGGCGCGGGCTGGCGAACATGGAAGAGGCTTTGCCGTCGTGGCCGATGAGGTTCGCAAGCTGGCCGAAGAGTCCAGCCGAGCAGGCGGACAGGTACATGACCTGATTTTGGACATTCAACTGGAGGTTGGCAAAACAGTTGAGGCGATGGAGAGAAACGGTCACGCGATAGGACAGGGCCTCAACTTGGTCAATCAGGCAGGAAAAGCATTCGAAGAAATTACAAGCGGAGTGGATCAAGTAAGCGAGCAGATCCAAACCATTTCCGCCGCCATCCAAGAGATGAACGCGAGTACGGATACATTGCTGCACACCGCCTATCACGCCGAACAGGCGACACGGGAATCTGAAGCCCATGCGCAAAATGTAGCAGCATCGGCCGAGGAGCAGCACGCATCCATGGAGGAGATCTCATCGGCAGCCGAGACGTTGGCCAAAATGGCTGAAAATCTCCAGAGCGTCGTGAATCGATTCAAATTGTAA
- a CDS encoding cache domain-containing protein has translation MTITKRSADKCTPPFSNVINYQWGLPDNTDKVAPKISYTEVNPHWGWYISAGSYMEDYNNGANRVLDILLVTLGASLLVGMVIILLFSPSSGETPAALDQAGATRVIRSSGCKRAPDFQQR, from the coding sequence ATGACAATCACAAAGAGAAGTGCTGACAAGTGCACGCCTCCATTCTCAAACGTAATTAACTATCAATGGGGCCTGCCTGATAACACGGATAAAGTGGCCCCGAAAATATCCTACACGGAAGTAAATCCTCATTGGGGCTGGTATATTTCAGCCGGCTCCTACATGGAGGACTACAATAACGGTGCGAATCGGGTGCTCGATATTCTCCTCGTCACCCTTGGTGCTTCCTTGCTCGTCGGCATGGTCATCATTTTGCTCTTTTCCCCATCATCTGGCGAAACCCCTGCAGCTCTTGACCAAGCAGGTGCAACTCGTGTCATCCGGTCATCTGGATGTAAACGAGCTCCGGATTTCCAACAGAGATGA
- a CDS encoding efflux RND transporter permease subunit has product MKWLTKQSLQNPAMVVIISLLVALGGMFSFSQINIESEPQAKLGMLTISTTYPTASSQDVLEDVTKPLEKAVDRVSGVKSYISRSQENHSLLTVSIEAEANPDRVRDEVEKSVAAARLPASAGRPEVTLRQIGTEPMYFLAISNEKQVRSSEAFYRLVKDKLIRDLEMIEGVDAVEMIGAEKQVIRIRPDRQTLQYYGLSPADLKQAIEAQHVSASVGSVTSEGKEAIARVNNAYSDFEQLRQTRLLLPAGGEGLGASLRLDDVAEIKREGERTSVSRLNGKPAVAVHITKTADGNIVEVSNQIREKLEHYRKEYPDLTFEIVSDRSDFVKTSIGGMAKEGAMGILMAAAVIFLFLRHVKSTLIVLVSIPLCILVSVMFLQWNGISINLMSLFGMTVAIGRVVDDSIVVVENIYRRFQTEPRSNRTIIQAVSEVAGAITSSTLATVAVFLPIAFVSGILGDFFKPFAAAVAWALLASLLVAVTVVPLLAGLTMGRDTDQRHRESRLGLLYPKLLGWALVHKGKTMAIALMLFAGSLGLAFQLPSGFLPELNTNLLFIKLNLPAGTALDRTSEYARLLEEAILREPEVLYVQSKIGSADDAAKATHTTEITVKLTAGTDEDAVLERLRQSIEPLAPADAQIAYSKPAAGGQGGYQAVLYGTDFATLKEAAISVKQKLKENPLLANVKDNVSDRREQLTIQVDRERALQWGLTPDQVSKQVAVAMGTSRLKSMYLDGEEYDLLFGTDHAADLQQLAELWIKSPQGHQVPLTELAALKMEEVQSALLRKDGEPYVQITADILGADKGGISKKQTEALQQMELPAGVNISSEGIQQDMQKGFIEMFAAMGAAVLLVLLVMVASFGNIWSPLAVLLSLPLASIGGMLGLWLIGGVLDMTVLIGFLMLIGIVVTNAIVLMDRVQQLMKAGMRVREALIEAGRVRLRPIMMTAVATIAAMLPLALGFSEGSLLSKGLSTVVIGGLLSSTLLTLVIVPVGYESLHRLASRDRCRKAGKTVHEAIGGGIRDEA; this is encoded by the coding sequence GTGAAGTGGTTGACAAAACAGTCCTTGCAAAACCCGGCGATGGTCGTCATCATCTCCCTGCTGGTCGCCTTGGGCGGTATGTTTTCCTTTTCGCAAATCAACATCGAAAGCGAGCCCCAGGCGAAGCTGGGCATGCTGACCATCTCGACGACATACCCCACTGCGTCTTCCCAAGATGTGCTGGAGGATGTAACCAAGCCATTGGAAAAAGCCGTGGACAGGGTAAGCGGAGTGAAATCATACATCTCCCGCTCCCAGGAGAATCATTCTCTCTTGACCGTCTCGATCGAGGCGGAGGCGAATCCGGATCGGGTGCGGGATGAGGTGGAGAAAAGCGTCGCCGCCGCCAGGCTGCCCGCTTCGGCAGGTCGTCCCGAGGTAACGCTCCGCCAAATCGGTACGGAGCCGATGTACTTCCTCGCGATCAGCAACGAAAAGCAGGTCCGGTCCTCTGAAGCCTTCTACCGTTTGGTCAAAGACAAGCTGATCCGCGATCTGGAGATGATCGAAGGCGTCGATGCTGTAGAGATGATCGGGGCGGAGAAGCAAGTGATCCGGATCAGGCCGGATCGGCAAACCCTGCAATACTACGGACTCTCTCCTGCAGATCTGAAGCAGGCAATCGAGGCGCAGCATGTGTCGGCCTCGGTGGGAAGCGTCACATCGGAGGGAAAGGAAGCGATCGCGCGCGTCAACAACGCCTACTCTGATTTCGAGCAGTTGAGACAGACCCGGCTGCTTTTGCCCGCAGGAGGAGAGGGCTTGGGGGCATCTCTGCGGCTGGACGATGTGGCCGAGATCAAGCGGGAAGGGGAGCGCACTTCTGTCAGCCGATTGAATGGGAAGCCAGCCGTAGCCGTCCACATCACCAAGACTGCGGACGGCAATATCGTGGAGGTCAGCAACCAGATACGAGAAAAGCTGGAGCATTATCGAAAAGAATACCCCGACCTGACATTTGAAATCGTCTCCGACCGGTCTGACTTCGTGAAAACGTCCATCGGAGGGATGGCCAAAGAGGGTGCCATGGGCATCCTCATGGCAGCGGCCGTCATCTTTCTCTTCCTCCGCCATGTGAAATCGACGCTGATCGTGCTGGTGTCCATTCCGCTCTGCATCCTCGTGAGCGTGATGTTTCTGCAATGGAACGGGATCAGCATCAATTTGATGAGCCTGTTCGGGATGACTGTGGCCATCGGCCGCGTCGTGGATGACAGCATCGTCGTCGTCGAAAATATCTACCGGCGATTTCAGACCGAGCCCCGCAGCAACAGGACAATCATCCAGGCGGTTTCGGAGGTGGCGGGGGCGATTACCTCCTCTACCCTTGCGACCGTGGCGGTATTTTTGCCGATTGCGTTTGTCAGCGGCATCCTGGGCGATTTCTTCAAGCCGTTCGCGGCTGCTGTCGCCTGGGCTCTCCTGGCGTCGCTGCTGGTGGCCGTAACCGTGGTGCCGCTGCTCGCAGGTCTCACCATGGGCCGGGACACGGATCAAAGACACCGCGAAAGCCGTTTGGGCCTGCTGTATCCGAAGCTGCTGGGCTGGGCGCTGGTGCACAAAGGCAAGACGATGGCGATCGCCTTGATGCTCTTTGCGGGAAGCCTGGGCCTTGCTTTTCAGCTGCCGTCAGGCTTTCTCCCGGAGCTGAATACCAACCTCCTCTTTATCAAGCTGAATCTGCCGGCGGGAACGGCGCTGGATCGTACCAGCGAATACGCAAGGCTCCTGGAAGAGGCGATTTTGCGGGAGCCGGAGGTCTTGTACGTCCAGAGCAAAATAGGCTCAGCCGATGACGCGGCCAAAGCGACCCATACGACAGAAATAACCGTCAAGCTGACCGCAGGCACAGACGAGGACGCCGTCCTGGAGCGGCTGCGTCAAAGCATCGAGCCGCTGGCACCGGCGGATGCCCAAATTGCCTACAGCAAGCCCGCCGCCGGAGGACAGGGAGGCTACCAGGCGGTGCTGTACGGTACCGATTTTGCCACTTTGAAAGAGGCAGCGATCTCGGTCAAGCAAAAGCTGAAGGAAAACCCGCTGCTCGCCAATGTGAAAGACAATGTCTCCGACAGGCGGGAACAACTCACCATCCAGGTGGATCGGGAGCGGGCCTTGCAGTGGGGATTGACGCCGGATCAGGTGTCGAAGCAAGTGGCTGTCGCCATGGGCACTTCCCGCTTGAAGAGCATGTATCTGGACGGCGAGGAGTACGACCTTCTCTTTGGCACCGATCATGCGGCGGACCTGCAGCAGTTGGCAGAGCTCTGGATCAAATCCCCGCAGGGCCATCAGGTGCCGCTCACCGAGCTGGCCGCGCTGAAAATGGAAGAGGTGCAAAGCGCCCTGCTCCGCAAAGACGGCGAACCGTACGTCCAGATCACGGCAGATATTCTCGGAGCGGATAAAGGCGGAATCTCGAAAAAGCAAACGGAGGCACTGCAGCAAATGGAGCTTCCCGCAGGCGTGAACATCAGCTCGGAGGGTATCCAGCAAGATATGCAAAAGGGCTTCATCGAAATGTTTGCCGCGATGGGTGCGGCCGTCTTGCTGGTTCTCCTCGTGATGGTAGCCAGTTTTGGAAACATCTGGTCGCCGCTGGCTGTCCTGCTCTCTTTGCCGCTGGCGTCGATCGGCGGAATGCTGGGCCTGTGGCTGATCGGGGGTGTGCTGGATATGACTGTGCTGATTGGATTTCTAATGCTGATCGGCATCGTCGTGACCAATGCCATCGTGCTGATGGATCGGGTCCAGCAGCTGATGAAGGCAGGCATGCGTGTGCGTGAAGCCCTGATCGAAGCGGGGAGAGTGCGCCTGCGTCCGATCATGATGACAGCCGTCGCGACGATAGCCGCGATGCTTCCGCTGGCGTTAGGGTTCTCCGAGGGGAGCCTGCTCTCCAAAGGGCTGTCCACCGTAGTGATTGGCGGACTTCTCTCGTCTACGCTGCTGACGCTCGTCATCGTCCCCGTCGGCTATGAAAGCCTGCACCGCTTGGCAAGCCGCGATCGTTGCCGAAAGGCTGGCAAAACGGTTCATGAGGCAATCGGAGGAGGTATACGTGATGAAGCATAG
- a CDS encoding efflux RND transporter periplasmic adaptor subunit translates to MKHRRILAGSVQAWLVLSLALAGCSAQDEPPIEKKPAPVAHPVVVQEAKVEPFSGRQTFIGTVTAEASGSVVPQVTGTISSLLVKKGDAVKKGQVIGEIDPTQKLLELKEAETRLAEARARLTQAEAVRTADESRAPDALSRQALENARETYERVKKLVEAGALPASQLDAAEAEWIRAQSNYRAATVSEAKDQAAIAVSSAQLEGATITWEKAKKALRDTKIKAPLDGIVNHLPVAVGDPASPQAAIAEIISLDHVVVTIQAGEDHLPALSKGKSVQVSIPALGLVTEAQISFAGLAASPETKLYPVEIRLANPDHAIRPGMRADVTVAGQSPEEGIVLPVESVMEEDGRRFVFVVTEGRAIKREVETRESRATSVLIGEGIEAGELVVVRGQSELKDGDLVEMTRSFSRIY, encoded by the coding sequence ATGAAGCATAGACGGATCTTAGCAGGCAGTGTTCAGGCATGGCTTGTCTTGAGCCTCGCACTTGCCGGATGCAGCGCGCAGGATGAGCCCCCGATAGAGAAAAAGCCGGCTCCGGTGGCGCATCCGGTCGTCGTTCAAGAGGCAAAAGTGGAGCCCTTTTCCGGCCGGCAGACCTTTATCGGTACGGTCACAGCGGAGGCTTCGGGCAGCGTGGTTCCGCAAGTGACGGGGACGATCAGTTCGCTGCTTGTGAAAAAGGGGGACGCCGTCAAAAAAGGACAGGTGATCGGAGAGATCGATCCGACACAGAAGCTGTTGGAGCTAAAAGAGGCGGAGACGAGGCTGGCCGAGGCGAGGGCCCGGCTGACCCAGGCAGAGGCAGTCCGAACGGCCGACGAGAGCCGCGCACCCGATGCCCTCAGCCGGCAAGCGCTGGAAAACGCTCGGGAGACTTATGAGCGCGTGAAAAAATTGGTGGAGGCAGGCGCTCTCCCGGCTTCCCAGCTGGATGCGGCAGAAGCGGAGTGGATACGGGCACAGAGCAATTATCGCGCCGCCACCGTGTCAGAAGCCAAGGATCAGGCGGCAATTGCGGTCTCGTCCGCACAGCTGGAGGGGGCCACGATCACCTGGGAGAAAGCAAAAAAAGCGCTTCGTGACACCAAAATCAAGGCGCCCCTCGACGGGATCGTCAATCATCTCCCGGTGGCGGTTGGAGATCCGGCTTCTCCGCAGGCCGCGATTGCCGAGATCATTTCCCTGGATCACGTCGTGGTGACCATCCAGGCAGGGGAGGACCACCTGCCGGCGTTATCCAAAGGAAAGAGCGTCCAGGTGTCGATTCCCGCATTGGGACTGGTTACAGAAGCGCAGATTTCTTTTGCCGGACTGGCCGCTTCTCCTGAGACGAAGCTCTATCCGGTAGAAATTCGCCTCGCCAACCCCGATCATGCGATTCGCCCGGGGATGAGGGCCGATGTCACGGTGGCAGGGCAGAGCCCAGAGGAAGGAATCGTGCTGCCGGTCGAGTCCGTCATGGAGGAGGACGGACGCCGCTTCGTCTTCGTGGTGACTGAAGGCAGGGCGATCAAACGGGAAGTGGAAACGAGAGAGAGCCGTGCGACTTCTGTCTTGATTGGCGAAGGGATTGAAGCCGGGGAGCTAGTGGTCGTTCGGGGACAGTCCGAGCTGAAAGACGGGGACCTCGTGGAGATGACCCGGTCCTTTTCGCGAATATACTGA
- a CDS encoding EAL domain-containing protein, producing the protein MRAMGIQISIDDFGTGYSSLHYLKHFPIDHIKIDKSFVQSGQAEDVAIVKGIILRHRLPRGSMMIPSEMIRPTPSAARFR; encoded by the coding sequence ATTAGGGCGATGGGAATCCAAATTTCCATCGATGATTTTGGCACCGGTTATTCTTCCCTGCACTATTTGAAGCATTTCCCCATTGACCACATAAAAATTGACAAATCATTTGTCCAAAGCGGTCAAGCCGAAGATGTGGCAATAGTTAAGGGCATCATTTTAAGACACAGGTTGCCGCGCGGATCGATGATGATCCCCTCGGAAATGATCAGGCCGACGCCATCTGCCGCCCGCTTTCGGTAG